GAAGAAGGCAAAGCCTGCAAAGACAAACCATTCTATGGCGTAGAAGATGTTCAGCCAGTTCAGCGGAGTCTCCTGTGGCTGTGGGCCCACGAGAACGCGTTCAACACCGGCCGGCACGGCTGCCGATTGACCCTGATGCGAGATATCACTCGCCGTGACGAATCCGGAGTAGGCGGGCCGGTCCCAGAGGTTGACCAGATGAGCCGCTGACAGGCTGGCCACCTGCCCCTGGGGCATTGGTCCGGCGATCGGGGCCTCGGTAGGAAGCAGCCTGCCCACCACGGCGGCGGGTCCCGCTTTGGGCTCCGGCGGCGCGGCGGCGTCGTCCGCAATCCAACCGCGAACCACCGCGATGACCGGCGTCGTGCCCGCAGTTTCCGGAGCGCCGGCGACTTCAAAAGCGTTAACCACCCAAGCGCCCTCGCGGTCATCCTGCAGCCGACCGGGAATCACCAACTGTGTTCCGGCGACGAACGACCCTTCGATGCTCACGCGCTGATCGGCGTCGGGCTTGTACAGCGGATCCCCGGGCTTGAACGTTTCGGTCAGCGGCCTGACGGTCTCCGTTTGGGTGGGCGGCGGAGGTGCTTCACCCTCAGATTGTGAAAATTGCCATTGGCTGAGCAACACGAAGACCGAGGCCAGCACCAGGGCAAAGATCAGCGACAGGATCCAGCGTGGTTTCAGAGCGGTCTTGAGCACGCATCCATGGTACTTCGACCACGTGTAGAAAACCCAATGCGCTAAGTGATTGGGATTCGTCTACCGCAGGTCGGGAAATGTGGCTAAGATGGTTCCTCGTGCGCTCCTATCCCTACCCCGATCCCGGCAAGCCTGTCCTGACATCCCCCGCCCGTTATCTGCTGTGGTTGGCCTCCCACCAGAAGTCAACGCTGCTCATCGGAACCGGGTTCGGAATCGTTTGGATGCTCACCCAGGCCTTCGTCCCGTTCGTCATAGGCCGCGCTATCGACGACGGCATTGTGGGCAGCGATATAGGACAACTCGCCCAATGGGTCCTGCTGCTCATCGGTCTGGTTGTTGTTCAGGTTCTCGCCGGCATGATGCGCCACCGGGCCGCCATCAGCAATTGGATGCAAGCGGTCTTCAAGTCCATGCGGCTGATCGGCCACCGCATCACCCGAACTGGGGACGCACTTCCCCGCAAGCTCTCCACCGGAGAAGTTGTTTCCACCGCTGCCTCGGACGCCACGCGGATTGGGGACACCTTCTACATGGTGGACTCCGCGGCAGGCGCCGTCGTGGGGTGGCTGGCAGTGAGCTTCTTGATCACCCAGACCTCGCCCCTGCTAGGACTCATCGTGTTCGTCGGAGTTCCGCTGAGCTGCGCGTTCCTGGCATTGGTGGTCCGCCCGCTCCAAGAGAAGCAGCGTGAACAGCGCGAGGCGTCCGGTCTGATGACCGCGGTTGGCGCGGATACCGTGGCGGGTCTGCGCGTTCTGCGCGGCATTGGCGGTGAAGATATTTTTGTGGGCCGCTACCGCGAGCGCTCGGCTACCACGCGCGACGCCGGTATCAAGGTGGCAGGGTCCCTTGCCACACTTGAGGCCTCGCAGGTCCTTCTAGCCGGCATTTTTGGTGTGGTCTTCACCTGGGTGGGTGCAACGCAGGCCATCAACGGTGACATCCAGCCCGGGCAACTGGTGGCTCTCTACGGTTACTCCGTTTTCCTCACTACCCCCATTCGAGTGGCATCACAGGCGGCCTCCAGTTACATCCGTGCTCACGTTGGCGCCCGAAAGATCGTCAATGTGCTCTCCATCGATTCCAACGTTTCAGACGAGGGCCCCCGCGTCGCGGCACCGGCAGCGGCGAGCCCTTTGACGGACGTCCGCTCCGGCGTCGTCGTTGAACCTGGCAGGATCACCGCCGTCGTCTCCGGCGACCCCGCGCATTCAGCCGAGCTCGCAACACGGCTGGGACGCTTCGATGACCTGGTTCTTTCCGAGGCCGAGGTCCGGTGGGGGAAGGAACTGCTGCACCACGTGCCGCTGGAGGAGATCCGCCAGCGGATTGTGGTCAGCGAAGCCAGCCCCCAACTCTTCACGGGAACGCTGCGTTCTCAACTGGATCCGTACGGCAAGCACGACGACGACGCCATCCTGGCCGCGCTCGATGCGGCCAGCGCGATCGACATCATCGATGGGCTTGAGAACGGTCTGGATGAGGAAGTCACCGAACGTGGTCGGAGCTTCTCCGGCGGGCAGCGGCAGCGACTCGTTCTGGCCCGCGCTCTCCTGACGGAGGCTGAGGCACTGGTGTTGATAGAACCGACGTCGGCCGTTGATGCGCACACTGAGTCGCGGATCGCGGCCCGGCTCCAGGGTGCCCGTGGCGGTGGTCATCGCATAACCGTGGTTGTCACCGCGAGTCCGCTGATGCTGGGCGCGGTTGATCATGTGGTGTTCCTTCAGGACGGCCGTGTGGCAGCTGAAGGCAGGCATGAGGACCTGATCAAAGTTTCCGATTACCGAAACGTGGTGATTCGCAGTGAGTGAAACCCAGACCCTGCCCGAAGAGCAGGCCAACCAGCCGGCGGTCGAGTCTGGGAAACTGCCCGTCGCTTCCGGTGCGGAGGTCCGCCGTGAGACCGGACGACTGATCCGCAAGCACCGCTCAGGCCTGGCCGTGGTGCTGGTGCTGTATGTGCTCTCTGCGGTCGCAGGGCTGGTGGGCCCCTACCTAATTGGGCGTTTGATTGATGCGGTGATCGCCGGTACTACTGCGCAGACCGTAACCCTCATTTCGAGCGTGATGTTGGTAGCCGTTGTCCTGCAGTCAGCGCTTCGGCGCTATGCCGTCTCGACGGGCATGATTTTCGGCGAGCGGGTGTTCACGGAGCTGCGTGATGATTTCATGGCAGATGTGACCTCACTGCCGCTGTCCACGGTTGAGAAGGCCGGCACCGGCGACCTCGTGTCGCGGACCACGAACGATATTGACTCCGTGTCACATTCCGTGAGGTTCGGCATCCCTCAGGTGCTGGTTTCCGTGGTCACCATTGTGCTCACGGTGGGGGCGGCAGTGCTGGTTTCGCCCGTCCTGTCCATTGCTCTGTTGATTGGGCTGCCGATCCTCATTCCCATCACGCGCTGGTACCTCAAGCGAAGCACCGTGGGCTATCAGCGCGAACGTGAGTCCTATGCCGTGATCAATGGTGCTGTCACCGAGACCATTGAGGGTGCCCGCACGGTGGACGCCCTCAGCATGGGCTCTCTGCGCCGGGATCGGATGGATTCCGCGATCGGTGGCAGTTTCAAGGCCGAGCGCTTCACCCTGTTTCTGCGGTCTATTCTGTTCCCCGCCGCTGATTTTGCCTTCTGGATCCCCGTGGCTGGGATTCTACTGTGGGGCAGTTGGTTGGCCTCTAACGACGCTGTCTCACCGGGTATGGTCTCCGCTGTTGCGCTGTTCGCGGTGCGGCTGATCGATCCCGTCGACACGCTAATCATGTGGACTGACGAAATTCAGGTGGGCGCCGCGTCGCTGGCCCGCATCATCGGCATCAAGGATGTACCCCCGGACCGCACTGCGACCGCGGAGCAGCCCGTGACTGAGGACATTCTGCTCTCCGATGTGCGCTACGCGTACCGGCCGGGACACGATGTGCTCCACGGTGTGAACCTGACCCTGCGGCGGGGTGAACGCCTGGCCATGGTTGGACCGTCCGGAGCCGGAAAATCCACATTGGGCCGACTGATCGCCGGTATCCATCCGCCGTCGTCGGGCTCCGTCACCGTCGGCGGTGTGCCGCTTGTGAACCGGCCGTTGGACGAACTGCGGCGTGAAGTCGCTCTGGTCACTCAGGAACATCACGTATTCGTGGGTTCGCTGGCCGACAACGTGCGGTTGGGGAAAGCCGACGCCTCGCCGCAGGAACTCGAGGACGCCTTGAACGACGTCGGCGCACTCACCTGGGCGAAGGCACTTCCTGACGGCGTTGATACCGAGGTTGGCTCGGGTGCCTTCGAACTGACGCCCGCACAGGCTCAGGAAATTGCGTTGGCACGGTTGGTCCTCGCGGACCCGCACACGCTGGTGTTGGATGAGGCTACCTCCCTCATTGACCCGCAGGCAGCGCGCGACCTGGAACGTTCGCTCAACGCGGTCCTCACCGGCCGCACCGTCGTGGCTATTGCCCACCGTCTACACACCGCGCACGACGCCGATCGCATTGCGGTAGTTGAAGGCGGACGGATCACGGAACTCGGATCGCACGACGAATTGCTGGCACAAGAGGGCGCCTACGCGTCCCTGTGGCACTCCTGGCGTACGGAGTAGTGCCGGTCAGCACTCTGCAAAGTCCACTGTGGAATTGATCAGTTCGGCGATGATTTCCTCATCGTGGGCACGACGCAGGGATTCACGGAAGTTCTCTCGAGAGAGGGAACGCGCCAACCTTGCGAGAATGTCCAGATGCCCGGAGTACGACGACGCCGGCGTCGCCATCAACAGAATGAGCGTCGCGGGCCCATCCACTGCCCCGAAGTCCAGGCTGTGACCGAATCTGGTCACTCCCACGGCGATAGATGTGTCAACGACGTACTCGCTACGAGCATGCGGTATGCCGATACCGCCCGGCAGACCCGTGGCCATCTGGTGTTCAGGGGCACCGAGCTGAGCCAGGAACGCCTCCAGATCCGAGAGGCGCCCTTCTGCGAACATACGCGCAGCCAGTTGCCTCGCGGCGTCCTGTCGGTCAACCGCTTCCAGCCGGAGGACGACGAGCCCAGAGGTGGTCAGCGGCCTGTCTACGAAATCCGCATCAGCTGCCACGGCTGGCTCCCTGACTCTCCGGCCCGGCCCCTACTCGGACTGGACCGGTTCAACTGGCAGAATGTCTGCTGCCCCCAGCCGGGCGCTATCGGCCGAGACGTCGTCGGGCTGTTCCTGGCTGAGCCTCTCGGCTTCAACCCTGGCCAGATAATGCTTGACCTCACGATCCACCTGGTCCGCACTCCAGTTGAGGTAAGGCGCCAACAGGTCCGCCACCACTGGCGCAGCAGAGACACCGCGATCAAAGCATTCTATGGACATGCGGGTTCTGCGGGTCAGGATGTCATCAATGTGCCGTGCGCCCTCGTGCGTCACGCCATAAACCACTTCCGCGAGCAGGTAATCATCGGTGCCTGGCAGGGTCTCTCCAAGCTGCGGATCCGCCTTGATCAGCTCCAGCAATTCGCTAGTCAACGAACCATAGCGCTGGAGCAGATGCTCCACCCGTGCAACGTGAATGCCTGCATCCTCCGCCATCCGCGCACGGTTGTTCCACGCTGCCTTATAGCCTTCGGCGCCGAGCATGGGAATGGTGGATGTGCAGCTGTCCGGGACCCGCTCGTCAAGGGCCCGGGTGGCTTCATCCACCGCGTCTTTAGCCATGACACGGTACGTGGTCCATTTGCCGCCTGCTACCACTACCAGACCCGGCACCGGGTGGGCCACCACGTGTTCGCGGGAGAGCTTCGCGGTTGAATCGCTCTCGCCCGCCAGCAAAGGTCGAAGCCCGGCGTAGACACCCTCGACGTCTTCCCTGGTCAGCGGCCGCTTCAACACCTTGTTGACGTGCTCCAACAGGTAATCGATATCCTTCGACGACGCGGCTGGGTGTGCCTTATCCAGGTCCCAGTCCGTATCCGTGGTGCCAATAATCCAGTGACGGCCCCACGGGATCACGAACAAGACGGACTTCTCGGTCCGAAGAATCATGCCGACCGTAGACTGAATGCGGTCCCGCGGAACCACCAGGTGAATACCCTTGGACGCCCTGACCTTGAGCTGCCCACGGTCCGTCACCATGGCCTGGGTCTCATCGGTCCAGACACCGGTTGCGTTCACGACCTGCTTGGCCCGGATCTCGAATTCTTCGCCGGTCTCCTGATCTTTGACCTTGGCTCCGACCACGCGTTCGCCGGCCCGCAGGAAGTCAACGACGGCAACGCGGTTCGCGGCCTTCGCACCGTAATTCATGGCCGTCCGCGCCATGTTCGCCACGTACCGGGCGTCATCGACCTGTGCGTCGTAGTAGCGGATGGACCCGACGAAGGCGTCCTTCTTCAGGCTCGGGGCTGCGCGCAGGGTCCCGCGCTTACTGAGGTGCTTGTGCATGGGTACACCGCGGGAGTTCCCACCGGTGAGGCTCATGGTGTCATAGAGCATGATCCCTGCGCCCACGTAAGGGCGCTCGATGAAGCGCTTGGTCAAGGGATACAGGAAAGGCACCGGACGCACCAGGTGTGGAGCGATCCGTTGGATCAACAGACCCCGTTCCTTCAGAGCCTCCTGCACCAGCGCGAAGTCCAGCATTTCGAGGTAACGCAGGCCACCGTGGATCAACTTCGACGAGCGTGAGGACGTGCCGGATGCCCAGTCTCGGGCCTCGACCATTCCAACGTCCAGGCCGCGAGTCACAGCATCCAGAGCTGCCCCTGCGCCCACTACACCCCCACCGACGATCAGGACATCGAGTTCCCGGCCGGCTTCAGAGGTCGCCTTCAGATAATCGATCGCGGACTCACGGTTCTTCGGGCTGAGCGCTTCAACCGACGATGATGGTGCTGACACGGTAAGTCCTCCTGAGAATGTGGACGATATGCAAGAAACCTTACGTCGCGGACGAGCTTAAGTCAGGTCCGCGCTATCCGAAACATAGGGAGAGACAACCACTTCAACCCGTTGGAACTCTTTCAGGTCCGAGTAACCCGTCGTTGCCATGGAACGCCTCAATGCGCCAATAAGATTAGAGGTGCCGTTGGTG
This region of Arthrobacter roseus genomic DNA includes:
- a CDS encoding ABC transporter transmembrane domain-containing protein, which gives rise to MRSYPYPDPGKPVLTSPARYLLWLASHQKSTLLIGTGFGIVWMLTQAFVPFVIGRAIDDGIVGSDIGQLAQWVLLLIGLVVVQVLAGMMRHRAAISNWMQAVFKSMRLIGHRITRTGDALPRKLSTGEVVSTAASDATRIGDTFYMVDSAAGAVVGWLAVSFLITQTSPLLGLIVFVGVPLSCAFLALVVRPLQEKQREQREASGLMTAVGADTVAGLRVLRGIGGEDIFVGRYRERSATTRDAGIKVAGSLATLEASQVLLAGIFGVVFTWVGATQAINGDIQPGQLVALYGYSVFLTTPIRVASQAASSYIRAHVGARKIVNVLSIDSNVSDEGPRVAAPAAASPLTDVRSGVVVEPGRITAVVSGDPAHSAELATRLGRFDDLVLSEAEVRWGKELLHHVPLEEIRQRIVVSEASPQLFTGTLRSQLDPYGKHDDDAILAALDAASAIDIIDGLENGLDEEVTERGRSFSGGQRQRLVLARALLTEAEALVLIEPTSAVDAHTESRIAARLQGARGGGHRITVVVTASPLMLGAVDHVVFLQDGRVAAEGRHEDLIKVSDYRNVVIRSE
- a CDS encoding PTS sugar transporter subunit IIA, translated to MAADADFVDRPLTTSGLVVLRLEAVDRQDAARQLAARMFAEGRLSDLEAFLAQLGAPEHQMATGLPGGIGIPHARSEYVVDTSIAVGVTRFGHSLDFGAVDGPATLILLMATPASSYSGHLDILARLARSLSRENFRESLRRAHDEEIIAELINSTVDFAEC
- a CDS encoding FAD-dependent oxidoreductase, which codes for MSAPSSSVEALSPKNRESAIDYLKATSEAGRELDVLIVGGGVVGAGAALDAVTRGLDVGMVEARDWASGTSSRSSKLIHGGLRYLEMLDFALVQEALKERGLLIQRIAPHLVRPVPFLYPLTKRFIERPYVGAGIMLYDTMSLTGGNSRGVPMHKHLSKRGTLRAAPSLKKDAFVGSIRYYDAQVDDARYVANMARTAMNYGAKAANRVAVVDFLRAGERVVGAKVKDQETGEEFEIRAKQVVNATGVWTDETQAMVTDRGQLKVRASKGIHLVVPRDRIQSTVGMILRTEKSVLFVIPWGRHWIIGTTDTDWDLDKAHPAASSKDIDYLLEHVNKVLKRPLTREDVEGVYAGLRPLLAGESDSTAKLSREHVVAHPVPGLVVVAGGKWTTYRVMAKDAVDEATRALDERVPDSCTSTIPMLGAEGYKAAWNNRARMAEDAGIHVARVEHLLQRYGSLTSELLELIKADPQLGETLPGTDDYLLAEVVYGVTHEGARHIDDILTRRTRMSIECFDRGVSAAPVVADLLAPYLNWSADQVDREVKHYLARVEAERLSQEQPDDVSADSARLGAADILPVEPVQSE
- a CDS encoding ABC transporter ATP-binding protein; amino-acid sequence: MSETQTLPEEQANQPAVESGKLPVASGAEVRRETGRLIRKHRSGLAVVLVLYVLSAVAGLVGPYLIGRLIDAVIAGTTAQTVTLISSVMLVAVVLQSALRRYAVSTGMIFGERVFTELRDDFMADVTSLPLSTVEKAGTGDLVSRTTNDIDSVSHSVRFGIPQVLVSVVTIVLTVGAAVLVSPVLSIALLIGLPILIPITRWYLKRSTVGYQRERESYAVINGAVTETIEGARTVDALSMGSLRRDRMDSAIGGSFKAERFTLFLRSILFPAADFAFWIPVAGILLWGSWLASNDAVSPGMVSAVALFAVRLIDPVDTLIMWTDEIQVGAASLARIIGIKDVPPDRTATAEQPVTEDILLSDVRYAYRPGHDVLHGVNLTLRRGERLAMVGPSGAGKSTLGRLIAGIHPPSSGSVTVGGVPLVNRPLDELRREVALVTQEHHVFVGSLADNVRLGKADASPQELEDALNDVGALTWAKALPDGVDTEVGSGAFELTPAQAQEIALARLVLADPHTLVLDEATSLIDPQAARDLERSLNAVLTGRTVVAIAHRLHTAHDADRIAVVEGGRITELGSHDELLAQEGAYASLWHSWRTE
- a CDS encoding SURF1 family protein gives rise to the protein MLKTALKPRWILSLIFALVLASVFVLLSQWQFSQSEGEAPPPPTQTETVRPLTETFKPGDPLYKPDADQRVSIEGSFVAGTQLVIPGRLQDDREGAWVVNAFEVAGAPETAGTTPVIAVVRGWIADDAAAPPEPKAGPAAVVGRLLPTEAPIAGPMPQGQVASLSAAHLVNLWDRPAYSGFVTASDISHQGQSAAVPAGVERVLVGPQPQETPLNWLNIFYAIEWFVFAGFAFFLWWRLVADDYRRQHEDAEDEEVARQSSTSQSQNEVTK